The window TCGGGCCACGAAGTCTCGGACCTCCCGACGACTGCCTTCGCCATCCGTCCCCCCTcgcgccatcctcgcccccgccgccgacgacgccgaccatgAGCGACTCGGACATGCGCCGCGagccctcgcccgccgcgagggccgtcgtcgccgccaaggcggccgcgAGACCCCAGCTCAACGCCGGCTCGGGCAATCCCAACATGAACGGCCCGCTGTACATGCAGACGTCCAACAGCAacgtcgtgctcgtccgGAGGCTGCGGcgcaaggacgacggcacctGGAAGCATCTCTGCCGCTGGTTTGTCGAGAACCAGATTGGTAACcgcgccccctcccccgccccgacccgtctcgacggcgagcgcgcCCTGCCccgtgccggcgacggatgcTGACGGCGCTCCCGCTCCCCCCCCGAAGGCCTCTCCTCCAACCTCCTGGCCctgctcttcctcgcccACACATTCATCCCCAAGGCGAGGCCGCATACCTACAAGTTCTTCCACCTCGCCTACCGCAACGACGAGACGGGACGGTACGccatcggcttcgacgacacgtacctcgtcgccttctGCATCGTCCTCTTCACCGGCCTGCGGGCCGGAACCATGGAATACGTCCTGGCGCCCTTTGCGAGGCTCCAGGGCGTCACGAAGCGCAAGACGCTCACGCGCTTCAGCGAGCAGGCCTGGCTCTTCGTCTACTACAGCGTCTTCTGGACCCTCGGCATGGTACGTCGACcgagccccccccctcccgtcccgtcgtcgtccgccgAGGCGCCCGACCTGACCGGCCGCAGTACATCTACGCCACGTCGCGCTACTTTCTCAACCTGCGCGAGCTGTGGACCGCCTGGCCCAACCGGGAGATGGACGGCCTCGCCAAGGGCTACATTCTGGCCCAGTGGGCTTTTTGGCTGCAGCAGATCATCGTTATCAACATCGAGGAGCGGCGAAAGGACCACTGGCAAATGTTTAGCCATCACATCATCACCACGGCGCTCATCTCGTCGTGCTACTGCTACCACCTCACGCCCGTCGGCAACTTAATCCTCGTTATTATGGATGTGGTGGACCTGTTCTTCCCCGTAGGCGGCGAGACGccttcccctcctcccccgcgcccctccccgtcgtcgtccgatcGCTGACGGCCTCCCAAGGTGGCCAAGTGCCTCAAGTACACGGGGCACAACAAGCTGTGCGACGTCGCCTTTGGCGTCTTCATGGTCTCGTGGTTCGTCGCGCGCCACGTCTTCTACATGATGGTCTGCTGGTCCATCTACAACGACACCGAAGTCGTCATGCCCGTCGGTTGCTTCGTCGGGTCCACGTCGAGCATGGTCGGCCCGTCGTCCCCTCCGCCGGGGCTCTGGTACCTCGTCGAGCCGTTCCTGAGCTCGACGGGTCGCGTCTGCTacaacggcgtcgtcaagTGGTCGTTCCTGACGCCGCTCCTGCTGCTCCAGCTCATCACCATCGTCTGGTTCACCATGATCgtccgcgtcgccgtcaaggtcatacgcggcgacggcgccgaggacacgcggagcgacgacgaggcggccgaggaggaggaggacgacgacgagttcgtCTACGAGGAGGCGCAgccgctcgaggaggaggtcggcgtcgaggcgctgGACCTCAAGAGCTGGGAGCGGAGGTCCGGCGTCAAGCGCCAGGGCAGCAGCTCGGGCGTGAGCCTGCCGGGCCACAGCGATCGAAAGGAGCTGCTCGGCCGCATCGGGTGCGAGAAGCAGGTGGACTAGACGCCGTCGgggggccgaggccgaccccgaggccgacgtcgaaggcgggcccgtcgccgtcgccgtcgccgttccCTGCCGCCTTTGTCGATTCTTTTCAGCACAGCACGCCCTGGTATGGATGGGAATAGAAGTTGCCGCTCGCATTTTCAGGCCCGAGCTAGACATGCATGACGTGCGGCGCGGGTGCCGTCGCATCGTTGCCCGCCGTGGCGAATGGAGGGCCCCCTAGATGACTCGTTTTTCTTGCGCCCGTCGGGGAAAGAAGAGCACGACGGATACACGATTTGGGTTTTTATTCACGCAATACCTCTGCCGCGGCAGCCGGATGGACTGCCGCGCGAGCGTCGCTTTGGTCGAGCGAACAAGGAATGGTTACGAGTATTCAATCAAACAATCAACCAAACATGACGCGATACGATGCTTTGCTGTCCAAAAATACCCAAGTGAAAATGCGACGCTTGAAAATGACGGCTCGCAGACGaggcgacgcggccgagacaGGAGGCAtgccgctcgccgtcgctcgctcATCAAGCCCCCCCGAgcgcctccgtcgccatgCTGCGCAGCTTGAACTTTTGAATCTTGCCGCTCGCCGTCTTGGGGTACTCGTCCACCCAGAAGACGTGCTTGGGCACGAGATGACTCGAGAGCTTGTCGCGCACCCAGGCGCGCACGTCGTCCCTGGTGAGCGTCTGGCCCTTGGCTTCCActtcggcggccgaggagcgggGAGCCGGCcgggtgccgtcggcgtcgacggaccAGCCGCGGCGGGGAATGacaaaggcggcgacgctctcgccgaggcgctcgtcggggacgccgacgaccgacACCTCCTGGACGCCGGGGAGCTGGAAGAGGCAgttctcgacctcgagcgggTGGATGTTCTCGCCGGCGCGGATGATGAGGTCCTTGATGCGGCCGGTGATGGTGACGTagccgtcggcgtccatctcggcctcgtcgcccgagTACATCCAGACGGTGGagcggccgctgccgtcggcgtcgggctccTCGACGCGCACCTCGGCGGTGCGCGCCGGGTCGCCGTGGTAGCCCTTCATGACGAGGTagcccgcggcggcgagctcgccgcgcGTGTTGATGGGCAGGACCTGGGAGCGGTCCGTGGGAGAGACGATCTTGACCGTCGTGTGCGGCATGGGCCGGCCGACGGACGAGGTGCGCTGGACGAAGGGGTCCGAGGGCGTTGTCATGCAGTTGACGGGGCTCGTCTCGGTCATGCCGTAGCAGATGACGAGGTCCTGGAGCCCGAGGCGCTGGTAGATGTGCTTCATGAGCGACTCGGGCACGctgctgccggcgacgatgcccttCCTCAAGGAAGCGGGCgccgtggcgacgacgccgcggtCCAGCgcctcgatgacggcgacgagcatggtGCTGACGCCGTACAGGCCGGTCGCGTCGTGGTCGACGCACATCTTGAGGGTGGCGCCGGGGTCGAAGGCCGGGCTGGGGAagaggatggcggcgcccGTCGTTGCCGTGGCCATGTATCCGAGCACGGAGCCGAAGCAGTGGAAGAGCGGAGGGgggacgacgatgcggtCCGAGGGGTCGAGTCCCATGCGGTGGGCGATGAGGGCACCGTTGTTGAGGATCGACGTGTGGGCGAGCATGGCAGCCTTGGGAGCCGAGGTGGTGCCGGAGGTGAACTGGATGTTGATGGTGTCGGATGGATGGAGCGGCTCGCTCGGCGTGACGGATCCgtcggagccgtcgaggagagtGCCGTAGGGCCGCAGGGCGCGGCATTCCTCGAGCTTGAAATCGACGAGCGGGTGATGGTTCCGGttgttgacgacgacgacttcccTGAGCGTCGGCACAGCCTCGCTCTGAATTCTGGTCCCTCTAAGGTCGCCGGCGACTTTGGTGAGCAGCTCCTCGTTGCCACGGCCCTGGCCCGGCTTGTACGCGAGGTCGGTCacggcgccgatgacgaggacctcgacgccgagatgGCAGAGAGCGGCGCCGACCTGCTGGGCGTTGAAGCTGGGGTTGAGGggcacgaggacggcgccgagcttgAAGACGGCGTAGGTGAGGGCGGCGAACTCGGTCCCGTTCCCGAGagagacggcgacgcggtCGCCCTTGCTTACGCCGAGCGAGGCcagcgacgaggcgaggcggtTGGAGAGAAGATCGAGGGCGTGGAAGGTCAGAGCCGTCTCcgtggcgacggccgacgacgaggcggacaaAGGGTCTCGcgcgatgacggcgaggcgaTCGCCGTAGCGGGAGACGGTCGAGGCGAAGTGCTCAGGGATGGTCCCCCGATGCAGCGCAGGCTGCGACGTTTGTTAGCGAGGTCGCCGCTGGATCGGTCGGGTCATGGATGTCGTTCTGATGCCGGACCGCTGGCAAGAGGGCAcgcggcgaggagaagcacggccgaggagagcaAAGGTAACCATCACGGAAGACGGCGGGGGAGGTCAAGTCTCCGAAGTCGACACCTGTTCGCGTAGCTCTCAAAGAATCACCCACCTCACTTGGTCCTCGCCGTATGCTCAGTGTTTCCGTCGCCATGAGCCTCCTCTGTCCGCTGCCAGTCGTCACGCTTGCCGGAGGGCATCGTCCTGGAGGGCATCGTTCCGAGGAGCAGCGGGCGACGCGGCGCGTCCGCAgaggccgcctcgacgcggTGACAGCCCTTGCGGCAGGGGTGCTGTATCTGTAAAGCTGCATGACGACTCTTGACCTCCCGGACGAGATACCAGCTTCGTTGCGGCAGTctaggtgtgctgtagaCGGTCGACACTCCAAGGAGAGGGCAGATGGAGAAGCAAGCGAGTTCGTCGGGACAGTCGTCGCTGCCAGCTGTCTTCGAGGGGGCCGAGGTAGCTCCTGCCTCTCCCTCCCCACAACTACCCGAAGGAAGGAGTGGCGCCTTCCcgcgacgatggcgttggCGCAAAACGCGGAAGGAAGCGTGGAGCGGGGCCACCACGGTATCGCCTTCCCTAAACGGTGCAAGGATGCTGCCAGTACTTGTCGAGCATACCACAGAGGTGCACGTGTGTAGGGCAATGCACCGCGCAGCACGTGTCAACCACATGTTCACCGTTATCAAACTAAACAAACCTCCGCACTCTGGACATGCACTCGATATTGACATGTATAGGATACTGCCTTTGAGTGACGCGTGAACACGTACAAGGACCATTCTATCCTCTGCTTGTCCATGTGCCCATTTCTTGCTTTCGACGGCAAAGCGACCTTGTCCACCTTCACTTGGCGGATGGACGGCCCACGGAACGTTCGTACGTTGGATCCCTCGGGCTCAGGAGGGAACAATGATTTTCTTTGCGAATGGTCGATCATGTCTATTCTCcgggtgtaggtgtactcgtGATTCCATCGCCAGCTCAAGTCGATCGATCAATCGACCGATCCCCCCCATCCAACCGGCATATGCCTCTTcgcatcccatcccatcccatcccatcccatcctcACGCTGAACGACGACAATTTTAACAAGATGTGCCGGAGCCGCTGACTCTCTTGATGCTGCTGGCAATGCGTAACAAAGGCCCAAGgcacgaggcggcgagaaaATGCAAACAAAAAAAAGAAGGAAAAACTCCGAATCTATCCCAACGGCAAACCGACCCTCAGATCAAGGAAACACATGGGCCAGCTTGGCCAGCTGGCTTCGGCGGAAGCCGGCCGACCGAGGCCACGACAGATGGCTGTCCCGGGACAGCGGAGGAGATATACAACACCGATCGATACGTGGGCGGCTCGGGACCTCAAACTCGACAAGGTACCGACGGGACACGCCCATCTCGAGCCgcgttctcgtcgtcgcacgCTCATTGCTTCGGggcttcctcgccctcttgcTGCTCGCCAATGTGCCTCTCGCTCTCGGGCTTCCACGTGCCTGGTGGGTACGGTCAAGTCAGCGATGGGAACCAAACAGGCAAGGGGCAGGGAATAAAGGGCAGAGGCCGGGGGCAAGGCCGGGCGGCATCGGATAGCGTTACCTTCAAAGTCGTGCTTGACAAAGGCCATGGGGTCGTCGTAGTCCTTGGCGCCCATCTGCTCGACGCCCGGGGAGAAGCTCGTGATggggaggacgacgacgtcgccgacacgCTTGCTCGTCTCCATGCCGGTAAAGTTGCGCCAGTCAATCTTGCCCTTGCTGTTCTTCATGTCGAAGAAGCGCTCGTCGTTGAAGTAGCTCATGATGGTGTCGGTCCAGACGGCGGGGCCGGTgaagtcgacgacgtccttgCCCTGGAAGCTGGCCAGCTTGCCCGAGCGCTTGAGCGCGAGCGTCGAGTTGGTGATGCGGGCGATGATGTCGCGCAGCACCGGGTGGCCGGGCTTGCTCTGGATGGTCCACTGGCAGAACTGGATGCGGCGGCTGTACCAGTCGGCCCAGTCGACGCGGTCGGggtcggcctcgatgccgatgacgaggccgatggaCTCGCGCGGGATCCGCTCGGGGATCCACTCGAGGGCGCTCTGGATGGCGTAGGTGTCGATGTCGGAGTAGATGCCGCCGCGGGCGTAGAGGATGAGGTAGCGGAAGAAGTCGGCCTTCAGGACCGGCAGTGGCAGGGCGCTGTAggcctcgagcacctcgggCACCGAGGCGTAGAACAGGCGGAGGAGgctgacggcgacgtcgtcggtgaTGACCTCGTGCACGAAGCCCGGGTGCTGCTCGGTCCAGGACGCCTCCTGCTCGCGGAAGGAAAAGTCGGTGtcggacggcgtcgtcttccACGTCTGCCAGATGTAGGCGGGGAACTTGGTCTCGACGTCGTAGGGGTACGCGTACAGGAGCTTGTCGTACGTCGACAGGCGCGACATGTCGACCAGGGGCTTCTGGGGCGCCGGTTTgctctcggccgtggccgcgtggccgtcggcgggggcggcatcggcaggacgaccgtcggcgtcggggccCGGGGGCGGTGCCTTTGTCCGGAGGGCCGGATGATGGGATcgggagaggaggaagaggagggtgaggaggaaggcggcggcgacgaaggcgcGGCGTGAGTTGAGCATCTCGACGGTGCGGCCCTGCACGCTCGTCTCCGGCTGGTCAGAAGGGCGAGCGGGATCGGATGGGAGGCGCGGACGGGAGCGGCGGGCGCGTCGACGGGATTTGGCCGGCACTTTGGACGACGAGTTGCGCTCTACGATGCGAGCATCGAGAGGAGAAGgggcgcggcgacgaggtgacgATGCGGAGAAAGGTCAACTGCCGAAAAGTCGTCGCCGTTTCACCGAGAGGATCTGAGTTATCGGCGACGACCCACAGTGGGTGCGCCAAGCCGTCAGGATGAGATTGACGTCGCAATCTCCCGCTCTGCTCCTCGGACTCGTCGGTGGGATGGACGAGAtggggaggacgagggtTGGCGGATATGGATGACGGGAATTGATAGGAGATAGGGGGCACACGgacgaagcagcagcaggggggggggcaacaAAAGGCGGGATGATGAGGATTATTGTGTCCTCGCACGGGttgcgtgtactgtacttacagtacaagtacagtacgtacagtacatgcggGTACGAGCAGAGGAACGCATCGGATGCGGGACGCAAGGTAAAAAAAAAATAGGAGCGACACGAGCAGGTACACGAACCTGTCCCAAAGTACCGGTACCCGGCTCTGGCAATTCCCTGGTGAGCAGACATGGGGGTGACAAAGGCCcacaggtacctgtacacaTCCATGGACAGTTGTACCTAGGGAGCCGAGCGTAGGGTACATGCAGGTATGGCACGAGTACTgcccatgtacatgtacatgtacggagtacagcaagtactccctGCGAAGCACTTGGCGCTGTACCTGACAGGCGTGGCGAGGCGACGGGACGAACGCACGCAGCCGGAGACGGGCAGGCATTGGGTGCTAGCAGAAAACAGGCACCCCTCGGGGGCCGACCGAGGGCATACATGGGCAGAGTCATTACGCGTGCGAGTACGTGTACCTGTTCGGACGGCGAGCGGGTGTGGTGCGCGATGCACGCCGCATTGTTACCGAGTCGTACGCACTCGAATGCGTCATGATCATGGTGATGGTGAATGGACACCGTATTCGTCATGCCACCGTACATGATGGCATGGCacggtacctgtacaagcaaCCACGAgatgcgcaagtacagtacacgcacaCCTGGAATGTGCctaccgtactgtaggtaccagATGGCGGCAGGCGCAGGTAGGTACGTTGGCTGCACAGCTGCGCAGCAAGCACGGCACACCTCGGTGGCAGGCATTGGCGCCGTGCGGCGTACGGAGCGCTGCAGGCAGAAGCAGTTGGCGGGCGTGTACCGGTACTCTgcgcaggtacatgtacttgcggccAGATGAATGCATGGAGCATCATTCGGCGGACGAGGGCCTGAAACGGGACGGGAGGGAGCTAAGGGGTTTGGAAGTCTGGAGCTCGTggactctgtactgtacagtacatgtaataattacttacatCACTCCACTCTGCTTGGCTGGTGGTCCACGTACTTGTGGTTACACGTACggtgctgtacatgtacggtgcGGGGTACGACCTCGGgagcactgcaagtaagtaatcaCAGGACAGTCagcgctgcaagtacatgcacgcccaCATCCAGGTACACTGGTAGGTCAGcacaccgtacggagcacttgcgGTGCCGTTCCTTCCTACGagctacctactaggtgCCTAGGTAGGTGCCTGGGACCTGTTACCTAGGACACAGTACCtacactgtactgtgctgaTAGGTACCAAGGTtcggagtactaggtaatacccACGTTCTCCGTTAGTGCCGAGCACAGTAGATGCTTCCagcatt of the Drechmeria coniospora strain ARSEF 6962 chromosome 01, whole genome shotgun sequence genome contains:
- a CDS encoding TRAM/LAG1/CLN8 domain-like protein, with translation MSDSDMRREPSPAARAVVAAKAAARPQLNAGSGNPNMNGPLYMQTSNSNVVLVRRLRRKDDGTWKHLCRWFVENQIGNRAPSPAPTRLDGERALPRLSSNLLALLFLAHTFIPKARPHTYKFFHLAYRNDETGRYAIGFDDTYLVAFCIVLFTGLRAGTMEYVLAPFARLQGVTKRKTLTRFSEQAWLFVYYSVFWTLGMYIYATSRYFLNLRELWTAWPNREMDGLAKGYILAQWAFWLQQIIVINIEERRKDHWQMFSHHIITTALISSCYCYHLTPVGNLILVIMDVVDLFFPVAKCLKYTGHNKLCDVAFGVFMVSWFVARHVFYMMVCWSIYNDTEVVMPVGCFVGSTSSMVGPSSPPPGLWYLVEPFLSSTGRVCYNGVVKWSFLTPLLLLQLITIVWFTMIVRVAVKVIRGDGAEDTRSDDEAAEEEEDDDEFVYEEAQPLEEEVGVEALDLKSWERRSGVKRQGSSSGVSLPGHSDRKELLGRIGCEKQVD
- a CDS encoding initiation-specific alpha-1,6-mannosyltransferase, producing the protein MSAHQGIARAGYRYFGTERNSSSKVPAKSRRRARRSRPRLPSDPARPSDQPETSVQGRTVEMLNSRRAFVAAAFLLTLLFLLSRSHHPALRTKAPPPGPDADGRPADAAPADGHAATAESKPAPQKPLVDMSRLSTYDKLLYAYPYDVETKFPAYIWQTWKTTPSDTDFSFREQEASWTEQHPGFVHEVITDDVAVSLLRLFYASVPEVLEAYSALPLPVLKADFFRYLILYARGGIYSDIDTYAIQSALEWIPERIPRESIGLVIGIEADPDRVDWADWYSRRIQFCQWTIQSKPGHPVLRDIIARITNSTLALKRSGKLASFQGKDVVDFTGPAVWTDTIMSYFNDERFFDMKNSKGKIDWRNFTGMETSKRVGDVVVLPITSFSPGVEQMGAKDYDDPMAFVKHDFEGTWKPESERHIGEQQEGEEAPKQ